One part of the Homo sapiens chromosome 19, GRCh38.p14 Primary Assembly genome encodes these proteins:
- the ZNF584 gene encoding zinc finger protein 584 isoform 1 (isoform 1 is encoded by transcript variant 1): protein MAGEAEAQLDPSLQGLVMFEDVTVYFSREEWGLLNVTQKGLYRDVMLENFALVSSLGLAPSRSPVFTQLEDDEQSWVPSWVDVTPVSRAEARRGFGLDGLCRVEDERAHPEHLKSYRVIQHQDTHSEGKPRRHTEHGAAFPPGSSCGQQQEVHVAEKLFKCSDCGKVFLKAFALLDHLITHSEERPFRCPTGRSAFKKSAHINPRKIHTGETAHVCNECGKAFSYPSKLRKHQKVHTGIKPFKCSDCGKTFNRKDALVLHQRIHTGERPYECSKCGKTFSVLSTLIRHRKVHIGERPYECTECGKFFKYNNSFILHQRVHTGERPFECKQCGKGYVTRSGLYQHWKVHTGERPYECSLCGKTFTTRSYRNRHQQFHTEERSYECTECGKAFKHSSTLLQHKKVHTPERRQEDRAHGKVVSC from the exons ATGgccggggaggcggag GCTCAGTTGGACCCATCATTGCAGGGCTTGGTGATGTTTGAGGATGTGACGGTATATTTCTCCAGGGAGGAGTGGGGGCTCCTTAATGTGACCCAGAAGGGCCTATACCGGgatgtgatgctggagaactTTGCACTCGTTAGCTCACTGG GACTTGCACCTTCGAGATCCCCTGTGTTTACCCAGCTGGAGGATGATGAACAGTCGTGGGTGCCCAGCTGGGTGGATGTGACTCCAGTCAGCAGAGCAGAAGCCAGGAGAGGTTTTGGTCTTG ATGGTTTGTGTAGAGTGGAGGATGAGAGAGCCCATCCTGAGCATCTAAAGAGCTACAGAGTCATCCAGCACCAGGACACTCATAGTGAGGGGAAACCAAGAAGGCACACTGAGCATGGGGCAGCTTTCCCACCTGGTTCCAGTTGTGGGCAACAGCAAGAAGTCCATGTGGCAGAGAAGCTGTTCAAATGCAGTGACTGTGGGAAGGTGTTCTTAAAGGCCTTTGCCCTCCTTGACCATCTGATAACGCATTCTGAAGAGAGACCCTTCAGATGCCCAACAGGCAGAAGTGCTTTCAAGAAGTCAGCTCATATTAACCCCCGAaaaattcacactggagaaacAGCCCATGtgtgtaatgaatgtgggaaggccttcagtTACCCGTCTAAGCTGAGGAAACACCAGAAGGTTCACACAGGCATAAAACCTTTTAAGTGTAGTGACTGTGGTAAAACCTTCAACCGCAAAGACGCACTTGTTCTACACCAGAGgattcacactggagaaaggcctTACGAGTGCAGCAAATGTGGTAAAACCTTCAGTGTTCTGTCTACCCTCATTCGGCACCGGAAAGTGCACATTGGAGAAAGGCCCTATGAGTGTACAGAATGTGGGAAGTTCTTTAAATACAATAATAGCTTCATTCTTCACCAgagagttcacactggagaaaggcctTTTGAATGCAAGCAATGTGGGAAAGGCTACGTGACCCGTTCAGGCCTCTATCAGCACTGGAAAGTCCACACTGGGGAACGGCCCTATGAATGTAGCCTGTGTGGGAAAACCTTCACTACCAGATCCTACCGCAATCGGCACCAGCAGTTCCACACTGAAGAGAGGTCTTATGAATGTACAGAGTGTGGGAAGGCCTTCAAACATAGTTCCACCCTCCTTCAGCACAAGAAAGTCCATACTCCAGAAAGGCGTCAGGAGGACAGGGCACATGGGAAGGTCGTTAGCTGCTAG
- the ZNF584 gene encoding zinc finger protein 584 isoform 2 (isoform 2 is encoded by transcript variant 2), whose amino-acid sequence MAGEAEGLVMFEDVTVYFSREEWGLLNVTQKGLYRDVMLENFALVSSLGLAPSRSPVFTQLEDDEQSWVPSWVDVTPVSRAEARRGFGLGPACSCLSGLRLLIALLCICAELSTVGDSVRVLKCAHILKQMVCVEWRMREPILSI is encoded by the exons ATGgccggggaggcggag GGCTTGGTGATGTTTGAGGATGTGACGGTATATTTCTCCAGGGAGGAGTGGGGGCTCCTTAATGTGACCCAGAAGGGCCTATACCGGgatgtgatgctggagaactTTGCACTCGTTAGCTCACTGG GACTTGCACCTTCGAGATCCCCTGTGTTTACCCAGCTGGAGGATGATGAACAGTCGTGGGTGCCCAGCTGGGTGGATGTGACTCCAGTCAGCAGAGCAGAAGCCAGGAGAGGTTTTGGTCTTG GCCCCGCATGTTCCTGCCTCTCTGGCCTGCGTCTCCTCATTGCCCTTCTCTGTATCTGTGCAGAGCTGTCTACTGTTGGCGACTCAGTGCGTGTCTTGAAATGTGCACATATCCTTAAACAG ATGGTTTGTGTAGAGTGGAGGATGAGAGAGCCCATCCTGAGCATCTAA
- the ZNF584 gene encoding zinc finger protein 584 isoform X2, with protein sequence MAGEAEGLVMFEDVTVYFSREEWGLLNVTQKGLYRDVMLENFALVSSLGLAPSRSPVFTQLEDDEQSWVPSWVDVTPVSRAEARRGFGLDGLCRVEDERAHPEHLKSYRVIQHQDTHSEGKPRRHTEHGAAFPPGSSCGQQQEVHVAEKLFKCSDCGKVFLKAFALLDHLITHSEERPFRCPTGRSAFKKSAHINPRKIHTGETAHVCNECGKAFSYPSKLRKHQKVHTGIKPFKCSDCGKTFNRKDALVLHQRIHTGERPYECSKCGKTFSVLSTLIRHRKVHIGERPYECTECGKFFKYNNSFILHQRVHTGERPFECKQCGKGYVTRSGLYQHWKVHTGERPYECSLCGKTFTTRSYRNRHQQFHTEERSYECTECGKAFKHSSTLLQHKKVHTPERRQEDRAHGKVVSC encoded by the exons ATGgccggggaggcggag GGCTTGGTGATGTTTGAGGATGTGACGGTATATTTCTCCAGGGAGGAGTGGGGGCTCCTTAATGTGACCCAGAAGGGCCTATACCGGgatgtgatgctggagaactTTGCACTCGTTAGCTCACTGG GACTTGCACCTTCGAGATCCCCTGTGTTTACCCAGCTGGAGGATGATGAACAGTCGTGGGTGCCCAGCTGGGTGGATGTGACTCCAGTCAGCAGAGCAGAAGCCAGGAGAGGTTTTGGTCTTG ATGGTTTGTGTAGAGTGGAGGATGAGAGAGCCCATCCTGAGCATCTAAAGAGCTACAGAGTCATCCAGCACCAGGACACTCATAGTGAGGGGAAACCAAGAAGGCACACTGAGCATGGGGCAGCTTTCCCACCTGGTTCCAGTTGTGGGCAACAGCAAGAAGTCCATGTGGCAGAGAAGCTGTTCAAATGCAGTGACTGTGGGAAGGTGTTCTTAAAGGCCTTTGCCCTCCTTGACCATCTGATAACGCATTCTGAAGAGAGACCCTTCAGATGCCCAACAGGCAGAAGTGCTTTCAAGAAGTCAGCTCATATTAACCCCCGAaaaattcacactggagaaacAGCCCATGtgtgtaatgaatgtgggaaggccttcagtTACCCGTCTAAGCTGAGGAAACACCAGAAGGTTCACACAGGCATAAAACCTTTTAAGTGTAGTGACTGTGGTAAAACCTTCAACCGCAAAGACGCACTTGTTCTACACCAGAGgattcacactggagaaaggcctTACGAGTGCAGCAAATGTGGTAAAACCTTCAGTGTTCTGTCTACCCTCATTCGGCACCGGAAAGTGCACATTGGAGAAAGGCCCTATGAGTGTACAGAATGTGGGAAGTTCTTTAAATACAATAATAGCTTCATTCTTCACCAgagagttcacactggagaaaggcctTTTGAATGCAAGCAATGTGGGAAAGGCTACGTGACCCGTTCAGGCCTCTATCAGCACTGGAAAGTCCACACTGGGGAACGGCCCTATGAATGTAGCCTGTGTGGGAAAACCTTCACTACCAGATCCTACCGCAATCGGCACCAGCAGTTCCACACTGAAGAGAGGTCTTATGAATGTACAGAGTGTGGGAAGGCCTTCAAACATAGTTCCACCCTCCTTCAGCACAAGAAAGTCCATACTCCAGAAAGGCGTCAGGAGGACAGGGCACATGGGAAGGTCGTTAGCTGCTAG
- the ZNF584 gene encoding zinc finger protein 584 isoform X4, producing the protein MAGEAEAQLDPSLQGLVMFEDVTVYFSREEWGLLNVTQKGLYRDVMLENFALVSSLGLAPSRSPVFTQLEDDEQSWVPSWVDVTPVSRAEARRGFGLGPACSCLSGLRLLIALLCICAELSTVGDSVRVLKCAHILKQMVCVEWRMREPILSI; encoded by the exons ATGgccggggaggcggag GCTCAGTTGGACCCATCATTGCAGGGCTTGGTGATGTTTGAGGATGTGACGGTATATTTCTCCAGGGAGGAGTGGGGGCTCCTTAATGTGACCCAGAAGGGCCTATACCGGgatgtgatgctggagaactTTGCACTCGTTAGCTCACTGG GACTTGCACCTTCGAGATCCCCTGTGTTTACCCAGCTGGAGGATGATGAACAGTCGTGGGTGCCCAGCTGGGTGGATGTGACTCCAGTCAGCAGAGCAGAAGCCAGGAGAGGTTTTGGTCTTG GCCCCGCATGTTCCTGCCTCTCTGGCCTGCGTCTCCTCATTGCCCTTCTCTGTATCTGTGCAGAGCTGTCTACTGTTGGCGACTCAGTGCGTGTCTTGAAATGTGCACATATCCTTAAACAG ATGGTTTGTGTAGAGTGGAGGATGAGAGAGCCCATCCTGAGCATCTAA
- the ZNF584 gene encoding zinc finger protein 584 isoform X3, with translation MFEDVTVYFSREEWGLLNVTQKGLYRDVMLENFALVSSLGLAPSRSPVFTQLEDDEQSWVPSWVDVTPVSRAEARRGFGLGPACSCLSGLRLLIALLCICAELSTVGDSVRVLKCAHILKQMVCVEWRMREPILSI, from the exons ATGTTTGAGGATGTGACGGTATATTTCTCCAGGGAGGAGTGGGGGCTCCTTAATGTGACCCAGAAGGGCCTATACCGGgatgtgatgctggagaactTTGCACTCGTTAGCTCACTGG GACTTGCACCTTCGAGATCCCCTGTGTTTACCCAGCTGGAGGATGATGAACAGTCGTGGGTGCCCAGCTGGGTGGATGTGACTCCAGTCAGCAGAGCAGAAGCCAGGAGAGGTTTTGGTCTTG GCCCCGCATGTTCCTGCCTCTCTGGCCTGCGTCTCCTCATTGCCCTTCTCTGTATCTGTGCAGAGCTGTCTACTGTTGGCGACTCAGTGCGTGTCTTGAAATGTGCACATATCCTTAAACAG ATGGTTTGTGTAGAGTGGAGGATGAGAGAGCCCATCCTGAGCATCTAA
- the ZNF584 gene encoding zinc finger protein 584 isoform X1, which translates to MFEDVTVYFSREEWGLLNVTQKGLYRDVMLENFALVSSLGLAPSRSPVFTQLEDDEQSWVPSWVDVTPVSRAEARRGFGLDGLCRVEDERAHPEHLKSYRVIQHQDTHSEGKPRRHTEHGAAFPPGSSCGQQQEVHVAEKLFKCSDCGKVFLKAFALLDHLITHSEERPFRCPTGRSAFKKSAHINPRKIHTGETAHVCNECGKAFSYPSKLRKHQKVHTGIKPFKCSDCGKTFNRKDALVLHQRIHTGERPYECSKCGKTFSVLSTLIRHRKVHIGERPYECTECGKFFKYNNSFILHQRVHTGERPFECKQCGKGYVTRSGLYQHWKVHTGERPYECSLCGKTFTTRSYRNRHQQFHTEERSYECTECGKAFKHSSTLLQHKKVHTPERRQEDRAHGKVVSC; encoded by the exons ATGTTTGAGGATGTGACGGTATATTTCTCCAGGGAGGAGTGGGGGCTCCTTAATGTGACCCAGAAGGGCCTATACCGGgatgtgatgctggagaactTTGCACTCGTTAGCTCACTGG GACTTGCACCTTCGAGATCCCCTGTGTTTACCCAGCTGGAGGATGATGAACAGTCGTGGGTGCCCAGCTGGGTGGATGTGACTCCAGTCAGCAGAGCAGAAGCCAGGAGAGGTTTTGGTCTTG ATGGTTTGTGTAGAGTGGAGGATGAGAGAGCCCATCCTGAGCATCTAAAGAGCTACAGAGTCATCCAGCACCAGGACACTCATAGTGAGGGGAAACCAAGAAGGCACACTGAGCATGGGGCAGCTTTCCCACCTGGTTCCAGTTGTGGGCAACAGCAAGAAGTCCATGTGGCAGAGAAGCTGTTCAAATGCAGTGACTGTGGGAAGGTGTTCTTAAAGGCCTTTGCCCTCCTTGACCATCTGATAACGCATTCTGAAGAGAGACCCTTCAGATGCCCAACAGGCAGAAGTGCTTTCAAGAAGTCAGCTCATATTAACCCCCGAaaaattcacactggagaaacAGCCCATGtgtgtaatgaatgtgggaaggccttcagtTACCCGTCTAAGCTGAGGAAACACCAGAAGGTTCACACAGGCATAAAACCTTTTAAGTGTAGTGACTGTGGTAAAACCTTCAACCGCAAAGACGCACTTGTTCTACACCAGAGgattcacactggagaaaggcctTACGAGTGCAGCAAATGTGGTAAAACCTTCAGTGTTCTGTCTACCCTCATTCGGCACCGGAAAGTGCACATTGGAGAAAGGCCCTATGAGTGTACAGAATGTGGGAAGTTCTTTAAATACAATAATAGCTTCATTCTTCACCAgagagttcacactggagaaaggcctTTTGAATGCAAGCAATGTGGGAAAGGCTACGTGACCCGTTCAGGCCTCTATCAGCACTGGAAAGTCCACACTGGGGAACGGCCCTATGAATGTAGCCTGTGTGGGAAAACCTTCACTACCAGATCCTACCGCAATCGGCACCAGCAGTTCCACACTGAAGAGAGGTCTTATGAATGTACAGAGTGTGGGAAGGCCTTCAAACATAGTTCCACCCTCCTTCAGCACAAGAAAGTCCATACTCCAGAAAGGCGTCAGGAGGACAGGGCACATGGGAAGGTCGTTAGCTGCTAG
- the ZNF584 gene encoding zinc finger protein 584 isoform 3 (isoform 3 is encoded by transcript variant 4), with the protein MLENFALVSSLGLAPSRSPVFTQLEDDEQSWVPSWVDVTPVSRAEARRGFGLDGLCRVEDERAHPEHLKSYRVIQHQDTHSEGKPRRHTEHGAAFPPGSSCGQQQEVHVAEKLFKCSDCGKVFLKAFALLDHLITHSEERPFRCPTGRSAFKKSAHINPRKIHTGETAHVCNECGKAFSYPSKLRKHQKVHTGIKPFKCSDCGKTFNRKDALVLHQRIHTGERPYECSKCGKTFSVLSTLIRHRKVHIGERPYECTECGKFFKYNNSFILHQRVHTGERPFECKQCGKGYVTRSGLYQHWKVHTGERPYECSLCGKTFTTRSYRNRHQQFHTEERSYECTECGKAFKHSSTLLQHKKVHTPERRQEDRAHGKVVSC; encoded by the exons atgctggagaactTTGCACTCGTTAGCTCACTGG GACTTGCACCTTCGAGATCCCCTGTGTTTACCCAGCTGGAGGATGATGAACAGTCGTGGGTGCCCAGCTGGGTGGATGTGACTCCAGTCAGCAGAGCAGAAGCCAGGAGAGGTTTTGGTCTTG ATGGTTTGTGTAGAGTGGAGGATGAGAGAGCCCATCCTGAGCATCTAAAGAGCTACAGAGTCATCCAGCACCAGGACACTCATAGTGAGGGGAAACCAAGAAGGCACACTGAGCATGGGGCAGCTTTCCCACCTGGTTCCAGTTGTGGGCAACAGCAAGAAGTCCATGTGGCAGAGAAGCTGTTCAAATGCAGTGACTGTGGGAAGGTGTTCTTAAAGGCCTTTGCCCTCCTTGACCATCTGATAACGCATTCTGAAGAGAGACCCTTCAGATGCCCAACAGGCAGAAGTGCTTTCAAGAAGTCAGCTCATATTAACCCCCGAaaaattcacactggagaaacAGCCCATGtgtgtaatgaatgtgggaaggccttcagtTACCCGTCTAAGCTGAGGAAACACCAGAAGGTTCACACAGGCATAAAACCTTTTAAGTGTAGTGACTGTGGTAAAACCTTCAACCGCAAAGACGCACTTGTTCTACACCAGAGgattcacactggagaaaggcctTACGAGTGCAGCAAATGTGGTAAAACCTTCAGTGTTCTGTCTACCCTCATTCGGCACCGGAAAGTGCACATTGGAGAAAGGCCCTATGAGTGTACAGAATGTGGGAAGTTCTTTAAATACAATAATAGCTTCATTCTTCACCAgagagttcacactggagaaaggcctTTTGAATGCAAGCAATGTGGGAAAGGCTACGTGACCCGTTCAGGCCTCTATCAGCACTGGAAAGTCCACACTGGGGAACGGCCCTATGAATGTAGCCTGTGTGGGAAAACCTTCACTACCAGATCCTACCGCAATCGGCACCAGCAGTTCCACACTGAAGAGAGGTCTTATGAATGTACAGAGTGTGGGAAGGCCTTCAAACATAGTTCCACCCTCCTTCAGCACAAGAAAGTCCATACTCCAGAAAGGCGTCAGGAGGACAGGGCACATGGGAAGGTCGTTAGCTGCTAG